AAAGCTACTCGACTATTGGAAAGAACCTTCATCCAATTAAAAATCCTGGAACCAAAAACGCCATATGCTACAAAAGGTCGAAACCCCCTTCCTATCACCTGAACTGTCCAAACCAAATGCTATCATCCGGCCTCATCCCTTTCATAACACCCTCCCTACTACACATCCCcctctcctcatcaccaaccttcCAACCCTTCATGACCTCCGGCCTCACCAACATCTGCATCAACATTCCAGACTCAGCATGCCAAGTATTATGACAGTGAAATGCCCATAAACCCGGATTATCTAATACAACTCGAATAACAGCCCAAGCATATCCCTCGACTGTAAGTGTATCTCTCCGTAGTGGGTTTTCCAATAAGCCGTGTGATTCTAGGTACTCTGGTAGATCTGCTGCGCTGGGCGGATAGCCATCTCGGCCTTGTAGGAGGACGAAGAATTTATGGCCGTGGAGATGGAAGGGGTGAGCTCCGTCGTCGAAGTTGTTGATAGAGATGTCGATTGTTCGAATGCCAGTTGTTTCCAACACAAATTCCTTCGGGCGTTCAAACACCTTCTCATTGATGGCGATGGGATTCTTGGCAGACGTACTCTGTAATCCACTGTCGAGGAATCGATGTAAAGAGGGATGCGTTGCGTTAGCATGCCAAGTCGATTCATTGAAGAACCCTCTTGCCAAGCGCCAATCTCCTATCTCAAAATTTGCACGAAGAATGATGACTTCGTCTGCTGGAGGTGGTGATACAACTTCAACAGGTCGAAGGGCGGTGGTGTTCAGATCGCGACAGATGACCTCAATCGCATCAGGCCATTCCTTGCTCATTGGCTCTTCAGAAGCTGTCTTCTCGTCCTTGCCAGTATACCGGACGATGGCCCTCGTTTCAGACTGAAGACGTtcattcttgttcttgaagcaGTGCGTCACCATCCTAGCTCTCATCCAGAACGTCGAAGCCGTTGTAACGTTTGTCTCAAGCACCACGCTATACCGCTGTGCTGGAAGGACATTTACTCGATGGATTGGTTCAGGATGAACGTCTGTGCCATCGACTTCAGTGACGTAGAATGGGTGCTCGTCGAATTGGATCTGAAACTCTGCAAAGGCGCCGACGTTGATGATGCGCAGTCTATGACGCTTCCCAGCTTCAAGATCTATCGTCGGTATCGCGATGTCCGTAGTGTTACACGCCCAACCCTTAAAGTCCTCACAATCGCGAACATTCCGCCCATTGATAAGACCGTTATCTGGTACCGGCTCGTTGTTTTCCTGATCTGGAGCAAGATACTCCATCAAAAGCTCTGATGTCAGGTTATGGTAGTGATCCTGAACCATAACAACTCTATCAGTCGCGTAATCCATCTTCTGCAGgtctttttccttcttggaGTGAACAATCATCGGCCCAAGCAATCCATCGGACGCTTGTGCGCTATGATGCGCATGATACCAATACGTGCCCTGCTGGCCCTTGACATCAAATTTATAAGTAAAGTTTGAGTTTGGCGCGATGGCGCACTGAGTAATGCCAACTGTTCCATCCATATTATTCGTGCCGTTCTGAAACATGCCGTGGAAATGAATAGCAGTCGCATTGACGGCCTTGTTCTCAACATGGACGATAATGGTATCGCCTTCGTTGCACTCAACGAGAGGTCCGGGATattgattgttgatgagaaccaTTGGTCTGAAGACGCCATCGGGATTGAGAACGGCGTCGTTGATGGTCCAGAAATACTCTCTAGTGGTTGGAGGGGAGTTGACGTCCCATGATGAGGAGAGAATGTATTGTTTTGTATCGCGGAGTTGAGGTGTTGAGGGGATtggttcttggtgtttgatTGTCTCTGGCGTTGGAGCTGGTTTGCTTGGCTGAGAGGGTTTTGGATGCGTTTCTTTGTGGGTTGAGGACTTGGCCTGGAGGTTGAGAGTGACTGCAGCCAAGAGGATAATTGAAATGAGACCAGCTACAGCGACGAATATCATCAAGCCCTTgccttttggtgttttggtcCTCGATGAAGCTTTCTCGACCGCTTGCTCTGACTTCAAAgcagcctcatcaccaaggaaCCACGTCCCCTCACCAtctctctcatcctccttcacCCAAGGCGATTTGATCTCATCCATACTTCACACTGAACAAATTGAAGAAAAAGCCCACGTTGTCATGTCGTTCGTTCAAAAGAATAAACTCGAGCTCCAAGATGAACCCTCAATGCATACTCCACCCACCCAAGCAGGGATCTTCTTAGCGTGACGTTAAATCCGAGGAACCGGAAGAGTCGGCACGCGAGCAGAACCCTTCTGAACCCCCAGACACACTCACACGTGCCCTGCCTATGCAGTCCATTGGCGTTACATTATCCTGAGAGCTATTACAAAAGTTCAACATGATTTACACCAACGACGTTGCGTTGACCGACGGTGGGGAAACGCACGGCACGATATCCGTGCAGTTTGATCTGCATTCCTATATGAAACCCAATCACGCTGCTGCCAATTGAGCGTCGATCTCTagctcaagttcaagttTGTGTCTGAATTCAATCGTTATGCTCTTCCAAACTGCTACCCTCTTGGCCGTCGCTGGTCTGGCCCTCGGACACTCTTATGAGCCTCCCAAGGAGCATAAGCAGCACAAGCATGAGACTGGCTGGGAGACTAGCTACACTGCCACCGGCACCGCTGAagtcgctgctgctgctgcgactGCCAAGACCAGCAGTCCTACTTCCAAGGTGAAGGGCAAGGCATTTGATCGCATTGCCATCATTTACTTTGAGAATGAGAACTACGAGAAGGCTTTCGGTGACCGTAAGTTTCCCCTTCATCAATTGATCACAGGATGAAGACTAATTGGTGTAGCCAACTTTACTTGGCTCCGCAAGAAGGGTATCACTCTAGAGAACTACTTCGGAGTGACCCATCCCTCTGAGCCAAACTACATGGCCGCCATTGCAGGTGACTACTTTGGCATGCAGAATGACGACTTCAACCGCAACCCGCGCAACGTCTCTACTGTGATTGATCTACTCGAGCACCGCGGCATCTCCTGGGGTCTGTACCAAGAAGACATGCCCTACTCTGGCTTCGAGGGCTTCTCCTGGGTGAACCACCAGAACGGCAAGAATGACTACGTTCGCAAGCACAACCCAGCTGTTCTCCACGACAGCATCGCTACCTCTGAGCAGCGTCTTTCTCAGATCAAGAATCTCTCGCTCGTCGATACCGAGAAGTCCGTTTTCCATaaggatctcaaggagaacaagcttCCTCAGTGGATGTTCATCACCCCCAACATGACTTCCGACGGACACGACACTTCCGTTACTGTTGCTGGTCAGTGGGCTCGTACTTTCCTCGAGCCCCTTCTCGAGGACAAGCACTTTATGCAAAAcactcttgttcttgtcacaTGGGATGAGAACGAGACCTACGCTCGTCAAAACCACATTCTCGGCATCCTTCTCGGCGACGCAGTCCCCAAGCATCTCGTCGGAACCAGTGACAACAGCTTCTACAACCACTACTCTGAGATCGCCACCGTCTCCGCGAACTGGGGTCTCGATACCCTTGGCCGCTGGGACGTGGGCGCCAACGTGTTCAAGCTGGTTGCGCAAAAGACGGGCGACAAGATCCGAAAGTGGAAGTCTCACAAGCTGGACAGCTACTTCTGGAACGCCTCGTATGCCGGTCCTTTCAACACTAACGGTGGAAACAAGGAGTATGTTGCCCCCAACTTGGATCTCGAGCATAGTTTCTCTGGACGCAAGATCTTTGAGCCTATTCGTaaggagtggaagaagagcaagaatcCTACTTACTACAAGGATACTATTGAGGTTAACGATGGACTTAACCCCCCTAAGGGTTATGAGCCTGCCAAGTCTACCTAGATTTCTGTATAGATACTCGGTGTAATCAGGACAATGTAAATAGCATGAATTCTATGATATCAGTctaaatagaataaataGCCAATTATACGGAGCCCTAGCCTCTAAAATCCTTAGCTAAGTCCTCtgtgctgatttaagctatCAGCCACAAGTCGCTACCGAATCCTCATAATGTTTCAATAAATTCGTGGTTCAATTGCCAAGCACATGTTAGATCGCCAAGTCAACGGGCCGAACGATCCATCCATTAGCCTTTCTTGCTCCAGGGATCTTTTGCACTAGGACACCATCTCCCAGGGGCAGACGAATCAAATAGCGCACTTTGGTCAGCGGTCGCTAGCGCGTGGCCGACCTGTAAGATCGCGGCGTTGTACCATGTGCGATGTAGATCACTTCGCTTGCGGGACTGTTTTGTGCTGCGGTCGGCAATATCATGCCGTGAGCTATCCCGTCTTGTCACCGATGAGATGCATCGTGGGATGGAATAGGAAGGCACGTGGGAGGTAGCAAGGACTTCTGATTCCACGCTTTTGAgactttcttccttcttacATCTTCGTTTGTGACCTCGAGGTTTGGAGATAAGCAACCTTGTTCAAAATGAAGTCATCACAGAGTCCAGCATTCAAACGCTTCCTATCTGACTTTACACTCGGTTTCTCAGATGGACTTACAGTACCTTTCGCCCTGACGGCTGGGCTCAGCTCGCTTGGAAAGACGGATACTGTCATCACTGGCGGATTGGCAGAGTTATGCGCTGGCAGCATCAGTATGGGAATTGGAGGATATCTCGCAGCACGAGACGAATGCGCACCTTGCAAACCCAGGAACAAAGACTTGGAGAATTTAAGGGAGAGCTACGAAAGGAATAGCGAAAGCGACTGCATGGTTGAACAATCCGAGAAGATCCAGATGCAAGCGGAGGAGCTGGTACGGCAACACCTCGAGCCTTTGGACCTCCCGAGTTCAACAGTCACGACAATCCTCAACACGATTCAACAAGAGCCCTCAGATCTCCAACGCGTTGTATCACGCTTAAACACGTTAAAAGATGACGTATCGCCGTCACAACCAACACCTCAGTCGCCAATTTTATCTGGCCTCTCGATATCGCTAGGCTACACCATCGGCGGCATCATTCCCTTATTTCCCTACTTCTTCACCAGCACAGTCGGCCTCGGTCTTCAATGGAGCTCTTGTCTCTGTCTGTTGGTATTATTTGCCTTTGGAGCTGGAAAGAGCTACATCCTACAAACAGGAGATGCATCAATGCGGTCGTGGATGATCGAAGGGTTTCAAATGTTGATCCTGGGTGCTTTGGCTGCAATAGCAGCTGTGGCGTGTGTCACCTGGGTTGGAGCAAATTGATGGGTGCCAGGTTATTGAGAGTTCATACAGAAGCATTCACGCAGAGATGGGCGAATAAGGGCTAAGCATTTGAACTAACTTTGGAATCGACGTCGTTCAAAAAGCACAAGAGACAGTTTTACTACATAACTACGAAAGTGTAGtaaccaacaacaaccaaaTGACCTATGTTACTTTCAAAATGCAGACCTTAATGTATCAAGACTCCTAAATccactcttcctcctcagagcAACAACGCGATGAGATACGACTTCTTCGTGGGGTATTCGCCATCCACAGCGCCATGCAAACCAAAAAGATATGACTATCCATCCTATCTCCCTTTATCACGATATCAGATTGAGACTCCTCCATGAATTGTAAGATATGCTCGTGGAGGAACTGTCTTGGCGTGAATCTTGGTGTCGGCGTGTGCCTTTCGAAAATGTTGAAGTGAActtgacaacctcttcttctgcttcatccCCGAATTCCTCGATAGTCCCCATTCATGGCAACTTGTGAATCTGGCTGGCTTAGCTCCCTAATCAGTGCGAGTAGTTCCAGATAAGAACCCTTCTGTGTCGCCGGTTCACGCTTTGGACTGGCCAGAGACGGCACGAAATAAGTCCATCGTTGAATCTTCTACGTGATTCCGGGACTTTCCATTTGACTTGTACTTGGCCCCTTTGCTAATGACTCATACCTTCATGAGCTCTGGCCTCATGATTCCTCAAAGCATAAGTAGGCTGACTTGATCCAGCATTCTACCCCTCTTTCCAGCTGCTCCTCTGGTTACCATTTCCAAAACCGTAAGTCTGCCCGCCACAATACACAGGTTCTGTTTCTCTCAGTCCTTAAATAAAATCACCAAAATCACCAGAGAAAGGGAATAAGTCACCAGCCTTTTCGACAGGACAACCAGACTCTTCTCCAGGTTCATACTGACCTCCACCTATAAAGCGGCCGTCAACATGGGTTGCGGCATCAAAGAAAGCATTTTGGCCAGATGAAGCCGATGCCCTCTGACCAGCCAGAGTACCAAGTCGGGAAGTTCCACGGTGAAGGCACCATCCGAAGCCAGGAGTTTAAGAAACGTCCACGACCCGGAGGAACTCGGAGAGCCGGAAGATTGGGCATCTGTGTTGGCCGCTGGCGTGGGCTGAACAACCTTAACCTGCTCAGGGATAAGGGATAAGCCCGTCCCAAGAAACCGTCTCCTGAACCTCTTTGTTAGGTGGAAAGAGGTCGGGGGATGGGATAGAAGGAGCAGGACGGACAAAATCCTCAGCTGCCATGGCACTTTCCTGGAGACTTTGGAGCGTCCTGGTGTCCACTTGATCAACCTGAGCTATCATGTCAACTTGAGGAAATCCCGTCACCGGGTTGTTGACTGAAGAGTTCGGTGCCATAGCACC
This DNA window, taken from Fusarium fujikuroi IMI 58289 draft genome, chromosome FFUJ_chr11, encodes the following:
- a CDS encoding related to laccase precursor; this translates as MDEIKSPWVKEDERDGEGTWFLGDEAALKSEQAVEKASSRTKTPKGKGLMIFVAVAGLISIILLAAVTLNLQAKSSTHKETHPKPSQPSKPAPTPETIKHQEPIPSTPQLRDTKQYILSSSWDVNSPPTTREYFWTINDAVLNPDGVFRPMVLINNQYPGPLVECNEGDTIIVHVENKAVNATAIHFHGMFQNGTNNMDGTVGITQCAIAPNSNFTYKFDVKGQQGTYWYHAHHSAQASDGLLGPMIVHSKKEKDLQKMDYATDRVVMVQDHYHNLTSELLMEYLAPDQENNEPVPDNGLINGRNVRDCEDFKGWACNTTDIAIPTIDLEAGKRHRLRIINVGAFAEFQIQFDEHPFYVTEVDGTDVHPEPIHRVNVLPAQRYSVVLETNVTTASTFWMRARMVTHCFKNKNERLQSETRAIVRYTGKDEKTASEEPMSKEWPDAIEVICRDLNTTALRPVEVVSPPPADEVIILRANFEIGDWRLARGFFNESTWHANATHPSLHRFLDSGLQSTSAKNPIAINEKVFERPKEFVLETTGIRTIDISINNFDDGAHPFHLHGHKFFVLLQGRDGYPPSAADLPEYLESHGLLENPLRRDTLTVEGYAWAVIRVVLDNPGLWAFHCHNTWHAESGMLMQMLVRPEVMKGWKVGDEERGMCSREGVMKGMRPDDSIWFGQFR
- a CDS encoding related to acid phosphatase Pho610 translates to MLFQTATLLAVAGLALGHSYEPPKEHKQHKHETGWETSYTATGTAEVAAAAATAKTSSPTSKVKGKAFDRIAIIYFENENYEKAFGDPNFTWLRKKGITLENYFGVTHPSEPNYMAAIAGDYFGMQNDDFNRNPRNVSTVIDLLEHRGISWGLYQEDMPYSGFEGFSWVNHQNGKNDYVRKHNPAVLHDSIATSEQRLSQIKNLSLVDTEKSVFHKDLKENKLPQWMFITPNMTSDGHDTSVTVAGQWARTFLEPLLEDKHFMQNTLVLVTWDENETYARQNHILGILLGDAVPKHLVGTSDNSFYNHYSEIATVSANWGLDTLGRWDVGANVFKLVAQKTGDKIRKWKSHKLDSYFWNASYAGPFNTNGGNKEYVAPNLDLEHSFSGRKIFEPIRKEWKKSKNPTYYKDTIEVNDGLNPPKGYEPAKST
- a CDS encoding related to proposed vacuolar iron transport protein, with product MKSSQSPAFKRFLSDFTLGFSDGLTVPFALTAGLSSLGKTDTVITGGLAELCAGSISMGIGGYLAARDECAPCKPRNKDLENLRESYERNSESDCMVEQSEKIQMQAEELVRQHLEPLDLPSSTVTTILNTIQQEPSDLQRVVSRLNTLKDDVSPSQPTPQSPILSGLSISLGYTIGGIIPLFPYFFTSTVGLGLQWSSCLCLLVLFAFGAGKSYILQTGDASMRSWMIEGFQMLILGALAAIAAVACVTWVGAN